A section of the Pleuronectes platessa chromosome 7, fPlePla1.1, whole genome shotgun sequence genome encodes:
- the spi1a gene encoding transcription factor PU.1a — protein MMDGYVISPPSEEIIPSESENFRPPAELYPYLTNVGEIYEDHRWTFHSERVQLLDLESSPVNQLTELQSVTPQQHIPPYRYSSECLPLHLEPPLSVSPQIPYYTSSLCYQYQPSASPGHYYSEEDQRGVSPPLEVSEGDDEYEDHSHSSFRKDHSNKKKIRLYQFLLDLLRNGEMSDSIWWVDQDKGIFQFSTKHKEALASHWGLQKGNRKKMTYQKMARALRNYGKTGEIKKVKKKLTYQFSEEVLRNLYLRQYPH, from the exons ATGATGGACGGCTATGTCATATCACCT CCCTCAGAGGAAATAATTCCAAGTGAGTCAGAGAATTTCCGTCCGCCTGCAGAGCTGTACCCCTACCTCACTAATGTAGGGGAGATTTATGAAG ATCACAGATGGACCTTCCACTCTGAGCGAGTCCAGTTGCTGGACCTGGAGAGTTCCCCAGTGAATCAGCTCACAGAGCTTCAGTCTGTGACTCCTCAACAACACATACCACCCTACCGCTACAGCAGCGAGTGTCTGCCGCTTCACCTGGAGCCTCCACTCTCTGTGTCCCCACAG ATCCCGTATTACACCTCATCCCTGTGCTACCAGTACCAACCCTCGGCCTCGCCGGGCCATTACTACTCAGAGGAGGACCAGAGAGGAGTCAGTCCCCCGCTCGAGGTGTCAGAGGGGGACGATGAATATGAAGACCACAGCCACTCCTCCTTCAGGAAAGACCACA GTAACAAGAAGAAAATCCGCCTGTACCAGTTCCTCCTGGACTTGCTAAGAAATGGTGAAATGAGTGACAGTATCTGGTGGGTGGACCAGGACAAGGGCATCTTCCAGTTCTCCACCAAACACAAAGAGGCTCTGGCCAGCCACTGGGGCCTTCAGAAAGGAAACCGCAAGAAAATGACCTACCAAAAAATGGCCCGGGCTCTGAGGAACTATGGTAAAACTGGAGAgataaaaaaagtaaagaagAAGCTAACCTATCAGTTCAGTGAGGAAGTGCTGAGGAACCTCTATTTACGTCAGTACCCTCACTGA
- the tmem276a gene encoding transmembrane protein 178B, translated as MAAMRTLTAAGLFLAFCALGLIAVAIGTNNWYETDARRHRERCKNYSNKRNDPGYIYISNNNLPLRMLPKEKSVERKGSGVGGEMLLRAKRHFLPPASAMESLCSRQFNSTITGLWRKCHREGFDLETEDLIFKGLVPRCTPIKYYYSSSTLPRNLPINLTKTIRQDEWHALHLQRMTASFVGMAISIILFGWVIGVLGCCKEHDLMQYVAGLLFLMGGTCCIISLCTCVAGINFELSRYPRYMFGIPEDISHGYGWSMFCAWGGLGLTLLAGFLCTLAPSLYPPQTPVVHKPRQENGSV; from the exons ATGGCTGCGATGAGGACTTTAACCGCGGCGGGTCTCTTCCTGGCATTCTGCGCTCTGGGGCTGATCGCAGTGGCGATCGGCACCAACAACTGGTACGAGACGGACGCGAGGAGGCACCGGGAGCGCTGCAAGAATTACTCGAACAAAAGGAACGACCCTGGTTACATCTACATCTCCAACAACAACCTCCCGCTCCGCATGCTGCCCAAGGAGAAGAGCGTGGAGAGGAAGGGCTCCGGCGTCGGCGGCGAGATGCTGCTGCGGGCCAAGCGGCACTTCTTGCCTCCCGCCTCTGCCATGGAGTCGCTCTGCAGTCGGCAATTCAACTCCACCATCACGGGACTGTGGAGAAAGTGCCACCGAGAGGGGTTTGACTTGGAGACGGAGGATTTGATCTTTAAAG GATTGGTTCCGCGCTGCACGCCAATAAAATACTACTACTCATCCTCAACGCTGCCCAGGAACCTGCCAATCAATCTGACTAAGACAATAAGGCAGGATGAGTGGCACGCGCTCC ACCTGCAGAGGATGACTGCCAGCTTCGTAGGCATGGCCATATCCATCATCCTGTTCGGCTGGGTCATAGGCGTGCTGGGCTGCTGTAAGGAGCATGATCTGATGCAGTATGTCGCTGGACTTCTCTTTCTCATGGGAG GGACGTGCTGCATAATATCTCTTTGCACATGTGTGGCCGGGATCAACTTCGAGCTGTCCCGCTATCCCCGCTACATGTTTGGCATACCAGAGGACATCAGCCACGGTTACGGCTGGTCCATGTTCTGTGCGTGGGGAGGACTGGGCCTCACACTGCTGGCTGGTTTCCTGTGCACACTCGCCCCTTCCCTCTACCCTCCACAAACCCCTGTGGTGCACAAGCCCAGGCAGGAGAATGGCAGCGTGTGA
- the LOC128444437 gene encoding protein regulator of cytokinesis 1, whose translation MRVSEVHAAESVAYLNRALVRLQDIWEEIGIPEEQRLQRTIDVHKHIKGLLDLMIVEEEELKTRLIKSIDACRQELFSLCSELQLPPFKEEDGCTMLQMEKNSRTRLEVMKEHKKQRMDELKGLIGKDRELCDIMCTTPFCIDHGAIPSLKQLESYQAYLNDLSKEKEHRHEEFVSIKKDIIVCMDDLEQTPETSFEMDVMCEDEEAFCLSNDNIAALNMLLTQLKERRAQAELRCSALRTKIQELWERLQVPQEEREELSEHMLKSRKRNIEALQAEVQRLEVLKMQSMKSVIKSIRAEIAHYWERCFYSQEQQQLFVAYHEEDFTEDLLNLHEAEVQILKKYYEDHSKLFEGVTKWQENWTLYMELDKKANDPARFNNRGGNLLKEEKQRSDLHKSLPKLEKSLKAQIDEWGQEHGREFLVNGQDFLEYVQQQWAQHLEEKEKEKLERQLKKTKQTQEDMLYGTSVRTPTKRRVPGTPTPGKVKKLRGMSTMSTPSSFLSSGLGGTMCHPSIQKPPLSASKGLGLQTPGNGKTPRALDRNKENISHLRNTPSVPLRSQDTQDHTFTIIAGSYTEFAKDLSKASKSVNSTFQ comes from the exons ATGAGAGTCAG tgaggTCCACGCAGCAGAGTCTGTTGCCTACCTCAACAGAGCCCTGGTCAGGCTGCAGGATATCTGGGAGGAAATCGGTATTCCCGAAGAGCAGCGTCTACAGAGAACCATTGACGTCCACAAGCACATCAAA GGTTTGCTGGACCTGATGATAGTCGAGGAGGAAGAGCTCAAAACGAGATTGATTAAAAGCATCGATGCCTGTCGACAGGAGCTTTTCAGTTTGTGCTCTGAACTTCAGCTGCCGCCCTTCAAG GAGGAGGATGGCTGCACTATGTTGCAGATGGAGAAAAACAGCCGCACCCGTCTGGAGGTGATGAAGGAGCACAAGAAGCAACGGATGGATGAGCTTAAAGGCCTCATTGGCAAAGACCGTGAGCTGTGTGACATCATGTGCACCACGCCTTTCTGCATCGACCACGGCGCCATCCCATCACTGAAGCAACTGGAGTCGTATCAGGCCTACCTCAATGATCTGTCCAAAGAGAAG GAGCATCGCCATGAGGAATTTGTAAGCATCAAAAAGGACATTATCGTATGCATGGATGATCTGGAGCAGACCCCAGAGACCAGTTTCGAGATGGATGTGATGTGTGAAGACGAGGAGGCATTTTGTCTGTCCAATGACAACATTGCTGCTCTGAATATGCTCCTCACTCAG TTGAAAGAACGAAGGGCTCAGGCTGAACTCCGTTGTTCAGCTTTGCGCACTAAGATCCAGGAGCTTTGGGAAAGACTCCAGGTTCCccaagaggagagggaggagctgtCTGAGCATATGCTCAAGTCAAGGAAGAGAAACATTGAAGCA CTCCAGGCTGAGGTACAGCGTCTAGAggtgctgaaaatgcagagcATGAAAAGTGTCATCAAGAGCATCCGGGCTGAGATTGCCCATTACTGGGAGAGATGCTTCTACAGCcaagaacagcagcagctgtttgttgcATATCATGAAG AGGATTTCACTGAGGATCTTCTAAACCTCCACGAAGCCGAGGTCCAGATCCTAAAGAAGTATTATGAGGATCACAGCAAGCTCTTTGAGGGAGTCACAAAATGGCAGGAGAACTGGACCTTGTACATGGAACTTGAC AAAAAGGCAAATGACCCTGCACGGTTCAACAACAGAGGTGGAAACCTTctgaaagaggagaagcagagatcCGACCTGCACAAAAGTTTGCCCAAG CTGGAAAAGAGTCTGAAGGCCCAAATTGATGAGTGGGGGCAGGAGCATGGACGAGAGTTCCTGGTGAACGGTCAGGACTTTCTTGAGTacgtgcagcagcagtgggctCAACACCTcgaggaaaaggagaaggagaaactggaGCGG caacTAAAGAAAACTAAGCAGACTCAGGAGGACATGTTGTATGGAACCTCAGTGAGGACACCGACCAAGAGGCGGGTACCAGGGACTCCCACGCCTGGGAAAGTCAAAAAG CTCAGGGGCATGTCCACCATGTCCACTCCCTCCAGCTTCCTCAGTTCTGGCCTTGGTGGGACCATGtgtcatccctccatccagaAACCACCTCTGTCTGCTAGCAAG GGTCTTGGCCTGCAAACTCCTGGAAATGGAAAGACACCTCGTGCACTAGACCGAAACAAGGAAAACATCTCCCACCTTAGAAACACTCCAAGTGTCCCACTAAGGTCTCAGGATACTCAAGATCACACCTTCACCATTATCGCTGGCTCCTATACGGAATTTGCG
- the fibina gene encoding fin bud initiation factor a has translation MMVPVPLLLLIVASVPCCSAVYDGPLQPEISNGTFHHFFVPDGDYEENVDPEECQMLFKFSDVYPCAANEERDSVVRDDFLIAKLQAEDAARLLEGIGRAVAHDLDGEDSYGKFLLREISQIGEAFSSVDKSLLELEVKFKQSQESELREEQQLNGYVVKQVSDVRDALRKTTDISVGLKDKQELLSLIIRSHGTRLSRLKTEYLNFGA, from the coding sequence atGATGGTTCCCgtcccactgctgctcctcatagTCGCATCTGTGCCATGTTGCTCCGCAGTCTACGACGGGCCCCTCCAGCCGGAGATCTCCAACGGCACCTTCCATCACTTCTTCGTGCCGGACGGAGACTACGAAGAGAACGTGGACCCGGAGGAGTGCCAGATGCTCTTTAAGTTCTCCGACGTGTATCCGTGCGCGGCCAACGAGGAGCGGGACTCGGTGGTGCGGGACGACTTCCTCATCGCCAAGCTGCAGGCGGAGGACGCGGCGCGGCTGCTGGAGGGCATCGGACGCGCCGTGGCGCACGACCTGGACGGAGAGGACAGCTACGGCAAGTTCCTGCTGCGGGAAATCTCCCAGATCGGCGAGGCGTTCTCCAGCGTGGACAAGtccctgctggagctggaggtgaagtTCAAGCAGAGTCAGGAGTCGGagctgagagaggagcagcagctgaacgGATACGTGGTGAAGCAAGTGAGCGACGTCAGGGACGCGCTGAGGAAGACCACGGACATCTCTGTGGGACTGAAGGATAAACAAGAGCTGCTGTCTCTCATCATCCGCAGCCACGGCACCAGACTGAGCCGCCTCAAGACTGAGTACCTCAACTTTGGAGCATAG